Proteins co-encoded in one Prevotella sp. E13-27 genomic window:
- a CDS encoding glycosyltransferase family 2 protein has product MKISVIIPIYNVSQYLKEALDSIVEQTYHDIEIICINDGSTDNSLQIIEEYGKKDARIIIVSQENQGLYATRQKGIKMATGDYVVFMDGDDWFEKSACEKIVALAEKTHADIIQYGLVTEATDQDSPVVKWFNSWFNVSIDSIDGADDMLMHCYEKKEIPWNIATKAIKTEVAQKAVLHQDTLRINHLEDFLACFYLFFFSNSWVRLDSRLYHYRYGTGMSTKEEVTLDQYRGSLNYFQGLKMLQTFVSSRQVSPIIQNLAQNIIPQYMMEDALHFAIQRLDPTEDSRIWVDALAQAAGNANTLHALASKVVCYHSENAELIRSKEELVRSKNELESRCNTDSARCKNEIDSLNQQLLHAQKKRKKYQKLFKFMSLISVVLLIALFILIFLFK; this is encoded by the coding sequence ATGAAAATTTCAGTTATCATCCCAATATATAATGTCAGTCAATACCTGAAGGAGGCGCTTGATTCAATTGTTGAGCAGACTTATCATGATATTGAAATCATCTGTATCAATGACGGTTCAACAGACAACAGTCTGCAAATCATAGAGGAATACGGGAAAAAAGATGCTCGCATCATCATCGTCAGCCAAGAGAACCAAGGTTTGTATGCCACACGCCAGAAAGGAATCAAGATGGCTACAGGTGACTATGTTGTATTCATGGACGGTGATGACTGGTTTGAAAAGAGTGCTTGTGAGAAAATTGTGGCATTGGCAGAAAAAACTCATGCGGATATTATCCAATACGGGCTTGTGACAGAAGCCACAGACCAGGATTCACCCGTTGTTAAATGGTTCAACAGCTGGTTTAATGTCAGCATTGACAGCATTGACGGGGCTGATGACATGCTGATGCACTGCTATGAGAAGAAGGAGATTCCATGGAACATTGCAACCAAGGCCATTAAGACAGAGGTTGCCCAAAAGGCCGTCCTCCATCAGGATACGTTGCGCATCAATCACTTGGAAGATTTTTTAGCATGCTTCTATCTGTTCTTCTTCTCAAATAGCTGGGTTCGATTAGACAGTAGGCTATATCATTATAGGTATGGAACGGGAATGTCTACGAAGGAAGAAGTAACCTTAGACCAATACAGGGGAAGTCTCAATTACTTCCAAGGATTAAAAATGCTACAAACATTCGTGAGCTCCCGCCAAGTGTCGCCCATTATTCAGAATTTAGCACAAAACATCATTCCCCAATATATGATGGAAGATGCTTTGCATTTTGCCATTCAGCGCCTCGATCCCACAGAAGACAGCCGGATTTGGGTCGATGCTTTAGCCCAAGCTGCCGGAAACGCCAACACGTTACATGCATTGGCATCAAAGGTTGTTTGCTATCATTCTGAAAACGCCGAATTAATCAGAAGCAAAGAAGAATTGGTCAGAAGCAAAAATGAATTAGAGAGTCGATGTAATACGGATTCAGCCAGATGTAAGAATGAGATCGATAGCTTAAATCAGCAACTGTTGCATGCCCAGAAGAAAAGGAAGAAGTATCAAAAGCTGTTTAAGTTCATGTCTTTGATATCTGTTGTTTTACTTATTGCGTTATTCATACTGATTTTTCTGTTTAAATGA
- a CDS encoding glycosyltransferase, which yields MATFAFYILEFPAGGTGTAVSHTANELIAAGHQVIIYTARHCTDQYPKGYERLFQVVIVPTMDPDTDENLDFLCQHIRENHVAALVVVAMHFYRIKVIKQNTSCKIVYALHGCPFYEAKDFSLNWKHWYDRWLHNGMKETLPIYRNTIDAADRYVVLCEDYAKMLVRKMRLSKANAQKLRVVPNGIETTAVPSLNKEKIIIFVGRLSLADKRPMRMAEIWRLIYQRLPDWRFVIVGDGPEKENLEQYICQHHIERMVFAGFTNDTVSFYQKASIICLTSQYEGWPLCLAEGQAYGVVPIAFDCTAGIRDIISPSKENGVLVPSYNCKAFADKLYRMATDAKWLARMRENVVKKAKSYTMSRNSEGYRKVLEELISD from the coding sequence ATGGCAACGTTTGCATTCTATATATTGGAATTTCCTGCCGGTGGTACAGGTACAGCCGTATCGCACACCGCAAATGAACTGATAGCTGCAGGACATCAGGTAATCATCTATACGGCGCGTCACTGCACTGACCAGTATCCTAAAGGCTACGAACGGCTGTTCCAGGTTGTCATAGTTCCTACCATGGATCCGGACACTGACGAAAACCTTGATTTTCTTTGCCAGCATATCAGAGAAAACCATGTTGCAGCCTTGGTTGTGGTTGCCATGCATTTCTATCGCATAAAGGTAATCAAACAGAACACGTCATGTAAAATAGTATATGCACTACACGGCTGTCCTTTCTACGAAGCAAAAGATTTCTCTTTGAATTGGAAACATTGGTATGATAGGTGGCTACACAATGGCATGAAGGAGACGCTTCCCATTTATCGCAACACAATTGATGCAGCCGACAGATATGTTGTGTTGTGCGAAGACTATGCCAAGATGCTTGTCAGAAAGATGCGGCTTTCCAAGGCCAATGCACAAAAACTGAGAGTAGTTCCAAACGGAATTGAGACAACAGCTGTCCCCTCCTTGAACAAAGAGAAAATTATTATATTCGTGGGTCGGCTATCGTTAGCGGATAAACGCCCCATGCGAATGGCTGAGATTTGGCGACTCATTTATCAGCGTCTGCCAGACTGGCGTTTTGTCATTGTCGGTGACGGTCCTGAGAAGGAAAATCTCGAACAGTATATATGTCAGCACCATATTGAAAGAATGGTTTTTGCCGGGTTTACCAACGATACCGTCAGTTTCTACCAAAAAGCATCTATTATATGCCTGACATCCCAATACGAAGGCTGGCCGCTATGTTTAGCCGAAGGACAGGCTTATGGAGTCGTTCCTATCGCTTTTGATTGTACGGCAGGAATACGTGATATTATTTCGCCCTCAAAGGAAAATGGCGTATTAGTCCCTTCCTATAATTGTAAGGCTTTTGCTGATAAGTTGTATCGCATGGCGACAGACGCGAAATGGTTGGCCCGAATGAGGGAAAATGTAGTGAAAAAGGCAAAAAGCTATACCATGTCACGTAATAGTGAGGGTTATCGGAAAGTATTAGAAGAACTTATTTCTGACTAA